The genomic segment ATCAAGAGATTGAATCATGGCTTGCTGGTCTGCAGAAAATGCCACAAAGGCCTATCTCAGCactttgaaaatggtgagtATTCATGATTCTCTCAAAACAAGCTTCTTGAATCCCTCTCACTATCTTCAAAATCTGATCTTTgggttattatatttatttttcagggTCAAAAGTGCAAAGAGCCAGATGTGGCTGAGTTCATATCAGCACTTGCTGCAGGAAACAATGCACAACTGATGGTTGTGGCATGTGGTGGTGCAGCAGACTCCACCACGCTTGCATTGGTTGCTGCTGCTCATCAAACTGGCGGCCAAGTGATTTGTGTTGTCCCTGGCCATGAAGAGCTGAGAGCCTCAAAAGTTGCCTTGGGAGTGGCTTCTCATGAAGTTCAATTCATGGTAGGAGAAGCTCAGGAGCTTCTGTTAAACCAATACGATCAGGCAGCAGATTTTGTTCTCATTGACTGCAACCTTGAGAAGCACGAAGAGATTTTGAAAGCAGTTGAAGAGGGTAGGAAGGAAAATGGGACGGTGGTCGTGGGGTACAATGCATTTAGCTGCAGAAAGTCTTGCTTGGCATGTGGATCAAAAACACAGCTTCTTCCCATAGGAGAAGGTTTGCTAGTGACTAGATTTGGAATGACTGAAACAAGTCCAAAGTATGGAAGCAGAATGGGAAAATTCAAAAGCCGATGGGTTGTAAAGGTAGATAAATGCACAGGCGAGGAACATGTGTTCAGAGTCAGATCTCCTCACAGGAAAGTCATCCAAGCTTAATCATATGCATCAATATATATACTGCTAAATTCACCATTTTGTTCTTAGACAAATGAGTGCTAAATCTTGCTTCTGATATGAAGCACCGTAGGAATTAGTAAGTACTATTCTACAATGTATATACcaaattataaacataattGTTTTGTAAACACATGTTATGCTTCTCTTGTGTGttctaaagaaacaaacttaAGACCACGCATAAGTATAGACTTTGTCAAATTAATTGATTACCTTCGGCGAAGGTTCCTTTATGACATTTTAACTCACGAGGACCTGTATACGAATCTTACTTATAAAATCTCTATTTCTGTTGGACATTCAATATAAAATCCACAAACAAGATTGATTCTTACCAAAACGTGTGCATCCTATTATTCACAATAGAATAATCATTTATAGATCTGCCAAATTAACAAAACACGTAAAATGCTATTTTTTAGCTTTATCAAAGATAAAATTAAGCGTCCTCCTACTCGTTTCAAATTCACCTAGATATATAAGTCTATATAGCATCAAACATTAACAGAAAATAAGTTATCTTAAATTGGAATTCCAAATTTTAATCTACATCCCATGTTAAAACATGAGGACTatagcaatatatatatatatatatatttattatctcAAGGTCTTATATTAAAAGTGACGTAGATTTCATTGGATATGATATATAGATACTTTAATTTGGGTCAAGTATTCATAtctaatatttttgaatattctatcaatatttattaatgaattatctaatttataaattagtaatattttttataatttttttattttaacaacatttaataaatatgattttaatttaaattcatacaataaaaataatatatttatcgtatttttaataatttttatatatttttcaatatacatATATCACAATATCAtattctattaattttaaaacaaatgtaTCAACTTATCCATACATCAAAACCAATGGTTAATCTTAGTGTTCAACccaaataaatttatcaaatagaGTTTCTAAATCCTTTATATAGATAAGACTCATATGGTGAACAATATGGTGGGTACTGTTAAACTTTTACATCATTATATCTAAAGTTACTGCATTATAAAATGTTGAAAATTAAAGCAATGGTGAATAAACCAACTCATTTCTACTAATGATTATAGTCAAAACTAGGGTTGTTAAAAAAGTTTGAAGTTGaagtaatatattttgataatattgatGAAAGCAAAGGGAGTGAGCATCCACGTGAAAGGAGTAGCAAAGCACAGTGGTGAGGGTGAGGGCCTGGTAGCAGCATCTTCAAGGTACAGACAACAGCCTGGATACACAACCTTAAATTAAAACATAGTGTTATGAGATGATCTAATTAAATTACAACCACCTGGGCCGGACTGCTACTTGCTCCAACGTGGGGTCTGTGTTGGTTTGTCCCTCAAAATCAGAGCACTGCTTAGTTGTGTATTAACATTAGCTAAGACTGGTTTAACAATTCATTAACCAACACTAACACCTTAATTACCACTCAACGACAGCTAATCCTTGCCTACATGTTTTGGGCTCACAGCCAGCATTACCATGTGACATGTCACGTTCACAAAAGTCTTGTCTTTAATGTTAATAACAAATAGCAATACCTTGGTGCAGTCTTTTTTCCGTCTTACTTGTACTTTGTTTTGCTTTCTAAGTTCGATAGAAGCCTCGCGTCCCTAAAGACAATAATATATTAGTTCGTTTTAAACATAATCTTATGTAAAAATATACGTTAGAGttaaaatcttttttcttttttggcaAATCTtattctaattttcttttctgagttatagttttatttttaaaaaagaatagcAGTGTTATTTATAAGTACTAAAAGTTAAAGTATATTATTGCCAAACTAGTCCAAAATCGAAGGaagttcaaaataattattttaaacctTAATCCGTCAATCCATCCagttaaaattaagaaaatacatGACTTCAACcggaaatataaaaaaatctgtTTAAGCGTAAAAATACactataaaatttaagaacttagataaaacagataaaaacttcaaatacttaaaattttctTAGTTTCACACACTAATGTGACAAACATCATATGCAGACACTAACAAGACAATAGATTTTAGAAACAAATAATcccataataattttattaatggtAAGTAACATTTCCCTCTGTAAAATGTCTTTTTCTCCCGTAATGTAATGTAATAGCTGTCTCTCTTTGTTGTAAAAGAAGAGTATGCGATCGAATTGCTTTGTAAAACGAATGAAATTTCTCACATCttggtttcttttttctttttcctgaaAATTGGGCAGACAGTGATGCGTGACCCATGACCATGAAATTGGACTATTGTGGGACTTGGTATTAAATATTGGACCCAGTATACAAGTGGCTATGGGTCATTTCTTTCTGCACTTCCATACTTTCCATGTTCTCCCCATCAAGTGGGTTAAAGAACCAAATTACCCCCTGCTGATGTCATCCTTTGCTGTCGACACCGTCACCCCATGCCGTCACCGCCCCTGGCCTCAGTGTCACTCTTGTCTACACGTTATGTTGCAGGTGGActtaaaacaaagaaagaaagtgtctttcattacataatttaaatgtcaatttttttataaaaagaaaatgtgaacTGTGTGATCTAGaagaaatttttaattacataaaaaataagttttagtttatacaattaataaaaaaaaattctcaaaaattGATTTCTGGATATATacaatctgaaaaaaaaaacttcttccagattatataatttgaaattcgAAAATGACTTTAGGATTGGATAACcctaaaactttttttatgtagaaaaataatttctgaatttataattcaaaaataataaaaatttctaGATTACGTAAtatgaaagtaaaagaaaaaaaactctccaattatataatccaaaactaaaagagaatttcaaaattatgtaatatgaacatttttttatgtttaaaaatgactttcaaattatataatttggaagtattttttttaagaataaaatggaTATTTTCATTATGGAAGGAAAATCTGAGGCACATGACTGAGCGAGTGAAACATCTTTAAGTAGTAGACAACTGAGCCCATGCACCCGGAACATGTGGGAACATCCATCCTCTGAAAAGTCTTTAGTCCCACAAAACAAAGGTAACCAACCTCCCTCATGTTTCTCAACAAGGTTAGGTTCTCTACCCCAATTTTCATTTTACCTCGTCCCCTTCTAACATGGTATATTCTAGCTATTTGTTCAATGAAGTAATGACGGTTCCACAAAAAAGGACCAGAATGAGCAATACATACAGTGATATAGATCCTGAACATTTTATGTACGACTATTTGTTATTACCCGTAGACACATACTTAATGAGTTTAGCaaaatgattttatgtttttcactttcggatgaatatatatatatatataaaaaaaataacttttgacCTGGTGGAAAACACGGGTCCCCTCATATAATAGGTTGCAGttgtaccaaaaattaaaagaaaccttTTTGGAGTGAAAATCTTAAGGTGTGATGTGAGTAATGCCTAAAATGGCTTCATCGTTAGCGTGAGATGATAATCATGAGAATCCTTGACATTATAAAGAATGTGCGagaagaatataataataactGTAATTCGGAGTTAGTGAACAGAATCCTACTACGTTGGATCTTTGTCTGGTAGGTACGGATAGGCCGAAAAATCAAGCATTCACCTTGTACAGCAAAATACATTGAACAAAATTACAGGTGATTTGAGGAAGAACCCACTACTGTCGAAAGCTAAGCAGTTGTTAAATCCCTAAAATGCCACAAACATAAGCAGTTGTTAGCACTAACTAATCAGAGGCAGCTACTGCAGTTTCCCAGTTCTTGAACAATGGCTTCCATGGATGGCCTCTCGAAAGGAGACTCATGGGAGCAAAGCAAAGCTATTTTAGCCAGTTTAGCTGCTTCATATTCAAAGTATCTTCCATGAAGATTTGGGTCCATAAATTCTTGGAAGTTGGAGCATTCTGCAGCAAGCCTTATTGAGCTGGTAGTGATTTCTTGCTTCCCAGAAAGGATCTGGAAAAGCAGCACCCCAAAAGCATAGACATCACTTGTCTGAGCAAGGCGCCCAGTAGTGGCATATTCAGGAGCCAGGTAACCCTTTGCTGCACTACCCTTCAGTGCAGAGAACACAATATCATTAGTAAGAAGCTTGTACAGGCCAGAATCTGCCAACAATGGATTGTACCGCTGATCAATTAGGACTCTGTCAGCTGAGATGTTTTGGTGAACCAAAACTGGTTTGTTTGCTCTGTATGCATGTAAATATGCCATACCTGATCAACACAAAATGCTTCAGTTTAGACCTCAAATAGAAAGCATAATGAGAAAGTACTTATAATTACATTATAGGAATGCAATTAATTAATAAAGGGTGATTGATAGATAGAGAGTTAACCTTTTGCAACCCCTTTCACAATAGAAACTCTAGTTGACCATTCAAGGACTTCACCATCTCCTTCCTTAACATCAAGGAAGCGTGAAAGGTTTCCATTggaaacaaaatcataaatcaGAAAGCATTCACCTCGTCCCCTTGAACAACAGAATCCTCTCAACCTAACTACATTATCATTCCTCAATGAGGTCAACATGTTCAGTCCCTTCATAAACTCAGCTTCATCCGACTTGCAACTAGTTTTACTTATGCTCTTCACAGCAACAACGGATCCATCTCTCAAAACTCCTCTATATGTTGCACTGAAGCTATTCTTGCCCAACAGATTCAACTCTGAGAAATACTGAGTAGCAGACTCCACTTCTTCCAAATTGAACCTCAAACTCTGGAACATATCTTGACTATACCCATTGAAATTTCTACTCTCAGCCAAAGGGTCCCATCCTGTAGAGTACTCAAGGCTGACCAAAGGAGATCCGTTTTTCCTACACACACCCATGGCCTCCTCAGTACCTTGACGGTTGTCACTGATATGAAAAGAACCTCCAAGCTTTTGCTTTCTCCGACGATACAGTGTGAATGTCAAAATACCAATTGCAGACATTGCAATTATTACCACAAATATGACAACAGTAATTGATAtggatttatttgattttgatgaaTTAAGGCACTGAGTACCATTGCATGGTAACTTCACATTTGCAGTTTCGGGGATATCTCTAGTGGCTGCTCCATAAGGCTCTGGTCTGCTTGGAATGACATGATCCGAAGCGTTGCAAGCTTTCAAGGATGAAAACCCAACTCCACATAACCCCAGATTGTACTTATACAGAAACCCATCCTCTAGTCTCTTAAGAGCTTCATCGAatcaagaaaaggaaaataaacatattttagatAAGAAAAACAAACTAATGAAGAAATGGAAAAAACTGACAAGATTAACCATGTACAGTAACATCGTTATTACCAGGAGGTACATTCCCAGAAAGGGTGTTGTTGTGAACATCCAAAACTCTCAGTGAAGGAGCTTCAGCAAGACTAGTGGGAATGGAACCAAAAAGATTATTAGAGCTCAAATCTAACCTCGCCAGCATGCCCAAATCACCTAGACTAGCAGGGATAGCACCAGTTAACTGGTTTGACTGCAATGCAACAACACTCAGCTTTTTCAAAGCACCTAGCTGTGTAGGAATGCTTCCAGTCAAGTGATTATAGCAAAGCTGCAAAActgtaaaaaaaagtgaaagggACAAATAAGCACACTGAACAGTTTGAACAACCAACACAAAACTGAAGATACCCATAGGAAGAACAGGTAGCAAATTTAGTTTTCGAACAAATGCTAAATGAAGAGAGTAAACAATCAACAGAAATAAAACTCTTTTTTCAGCTTACAAGTTTGTCAAAATATACAGGATTCAAAAAGCCAACGTTCAACACtaataaagaaaaggaaaaaccaTTTTGGAACAAGTGTAAGAGAGTTCCGTGCACACCATTTGAGGGAATAAAGCAAAACAAATGGTATAGTACAAAAAATAATCGAAACCAAGCTCAAGTCTTTCAGCCAAAGCCCATCTTCTCcaaacagaaaacaaaacaaaaaagacaaGCTTTAAACAcggaaaaattgaaaaacaaaactaaaacagAATAATAAAGGTTTCGATCTTGTTCAACAAGATCACAACCACAAACCTTGCAAGTTCTCCATGGTGGCTATCTCGCGTGGGATTTCCCCAGACAGATTGTTTACATTCAAATACAAATCAACAAGCTCAGTCAAGTTTGCAATCTCTCTAGGGATGTCTCCATACAGAGAGTTATAATGTAAGTAGAGTCCAGTCAGGTGCTTGAGCCCTGCAATGGCTGGTGAAAGCTTCCCTGAGAGGCCCTTACCCTGCAGAGAAATATTTGCCACCTGACCCTTCTCATTGCATGCTACTCCTTCAAAATATCCAccacatgggtcaccattgacAGTCCAAGACGGTAGATAAAGGCTCTCTGGATCCAAACTGGCTTTCAAATCCATCAGTGCTCTTAGCTCTCCGTTCCCACACACCCATGTTGGGTTTGAGAGCAAAAACGCAAGAGAGAACAACAGTAGCAGTACTGAAAACGCCATTTTCAGTTCCTAACGAAAAAAAGGCTTACAAATAAACAAGCTCTGAACTTTTGGTTTTTGAATGCGACCCTATGCAAGGCTTATGTTTCCGTGTGTAAAGCAAAGAGCAAAGAGCAAAGAGCAAAGAGAGTGGAAAAAGCGCATAGAGGACAAGTGAAGTGGTGAACGGATTCAAGTCAAGTCATAAATCAAAGACAGTAAAAGTGGTGTTCGTGGAATGTTGCAAAAACTCAAAACTAACCACTTTTTCAAGGAGTACTCTCCCACGCGTCATTATGGAACACTTTTCTTCGTATCATTACGTAAGTTTTTGTTAAATAACACTTTAATCTTGTTCAAATAATGTTTAAATGATTGACGTTATCTGCATAATTA from the Vigna angularis cultivar LongXiaoDou No.4 chromosome 3, ASM1680809v1, whole genome shotgun sequence genome contains:
- the LOC108325017 gene encoding LRR receptor kinase BAK1 → MAFSVLLLLFSLAFLLSNPTWVCGNGELRALMDLKASLDPESLYLPSWTVNGDPCGGYFEGVACNEKGQVANISLQGKGLSGKLSPAIAGLKHLTGLYLHYNSLYGDIPREIANLTELVDLYLNVNNLSGEIPREIATMENLQVLQLCYNHLTGSIPTQLGALKKLSVVALQSNQLTGAIPASLGDLGMLARLDLSSNNLFGSIPTSLAEAPSLRVLDVHNNTLSGNVPPALKRLEDGFLYKYNLGLCGVGFSSLKACNASDHVIPSRPEPYGAATRDIPETANVKLPCNGTQCLNSSKSNKSISITVVIFVVIIAMSAIGILTFTLYRRRKQKLGGSFHISDNRQGTEEAMGVCRKNGSPLVSLEYSTGWDPLAESRNFNGYSQDMFQSLRFNLEEVESATQYFSELNLLGKNSFSATYRGVLRDGSVVAVKSISKTSCKSDEAEFMKGLNMLTSLRNDNVVRLRGFCCSRGRGECFLIYDFVSNGNLSRFLDVKEGDGEVLEWSTRVSIVKGVAKGMAYLHAYRANKPVLVHQNISADRVLIDQRYNPLLADSGLYKLLTNDIVFSALKGSAAKGYLAPEYATTGRLAQTSDVYAFGVLLFQILSGKQEITTSSIRLAAECSNFQEFMDPNLHGRYFEYEAAKLAKIALLCSHESPFERPSMEAIVQELGNCSSCL
- the LOC108325753 gene encoding uncharacterized protein LOC108325753, with the protein product MACWSAENATKAYLSTLKMGQKCKEPDVAEFISALAAGNNAQLMVVACGGAADSTTLALVAAAHQTGGQVICVVPGHEELRASKVALGVASHEVQFMVGEAQELLLNQYDQAADFVLIDCNLEKHEEILKAVEEGRKENGTVVVGYNAFSCRKSCLACGSKTQLLPIGEGLLVTRFGMTETSPKYGSRMGKFKSRWVVKVDKCTGEEHVFRVRSPHRKVIQA